The following coding sequences lie in one Danio rerio strain Tuebingen ecotype United States chromosome 3, GRCz12tu, whole genome shotgun sequence genomic window:
- the il21r.2 gene encoding interleukin 21 receptor, tandem duplicate 2 isoform X1, translating to MNRIGIICLFWAFSMEFKPCSHAPTDTSICVTDYWKTINCSLKVPVMSFINTSYSLGFQKDKSTYRCPLQATREDLICTLQANFRFKHIDKYIVTLHYIEKENNISSVLVPDFAPAMNIKPPAPFNLTLLENGTYKFFWKSGYEAYRYWRVLPLRYQFLYYKDGEHHNVSAKHHVYKEEIEIENKKLDPGTSYSAVVRTGIETHPKYSGTWSDWSSPVKWSTAYRDEPHQVGKIIIGMFLLLGLLIVLILIPAARLKIKEIALVPTPESYFQPLYQKYQGNFQCWVLAKSPLQGIHVLEDFSTIDKISEVICTFQDETEKTVVYPPAQCHPTYVGPSTELWAPCQMTKTCSETSVLCEDFSVFCEDLPVKVDELML from the exons ATGAACCGCATTGGAATAATCTGCCTCTTTTGGGCTTTTTCAATGGAATTTAAACCTTGTTCACATg CTCCGACAGATACGTCCATCTGTGTGACAGATTATTGGAAAACCATCAACTGCTCTTTAAAAGTACCAGTCATGTCCTTTATAAACACATCATACTCACTGGGGTTTCAAAAAGACAAAAG CACTTATAGATGCCCACTCCAGGCAACACGTGAAGATCTCATCTGCACTTTACAAGCAAATTTCAGATTCAAGCATATTGATAAATACATTGTGACACTGCATTATATTGAAAAGGAAAACAATATCTCTTCTGTGTTGGTTCCTGATTTTGCTCCAGCAATGAACA ttaaaccaCCAGCCCCCTTTAATCTGACGCTATTGGAAAATGGAACATATAAGTTTTTTTGGAAAAGTGGATATGAAGCTTATCGTTACTGGCGTGTCCTACCCCTCAGATATCAGTTCCTGTACTACAAAGACGGAGAACACCACAAC gtCAGTGCAAAACATCATGTATATAAGGAGGAGATTGAGATCGAAAATAAAAAGCTTGATCCAGGGACTTCATACTCAGCTGTTGTGAGGACTGGGATAGAGACACATCCTAAATACAGTGGAACATGGAGTGACTGGAGCAGCCCAGTGAAATGGAGCACAGCATACAGAG ATGAGCCTCATCAAGTTGGCAAGATAATCATTGGAATGTTTTTATTGCTTGGACTTTTAATTGTGCTTATACTAATTCCTGCTGCAAG ACTTAAGATAAAAGAAATCGCATTGGTGCCAACACCAGAATCCTACTTCCAGCCCCTTTATCAAAAGTACCAAGGCAATTTTCAG TGCTGGGTTTTGGCCAAAAGTCCTCTACAAGGCATTCATGTTTTAGAAGACTTCTCAACTATAGACAAGATTTCTGAGGTCATCTGCACATTTCAGGATGAAACAGAGAAAACGGTTGTTTATCCTCCAGCGCAGTGCCATCCAACCTACGTCGGCCCCTCAACGGAGCTTTGGGCCCCGTGTCAAATGACCAAAACGTGCAGCGAGACGAGTGTCCTGTGTGAGGATTTCTCGGTTTTCTGTGAGGATCTGCCTGTTAAAGTGGACGAGCTCATGCTGTAG
- the il21r.2 gene encoding interleukin 21 receptor, tandem duplicate 2 has protein sequence MLFVFVSCFFLFFVFFSVKPPAPFNLTLLENGTYKFFWKSGYEAYRYWRVLPLRYQFLYYKDGEHHNVSAKHHVYKEEIEIENKKLDPGTSYSAVVRTGIETHPKYSGTWSDWSSPVKWSTAYRDEPHQVGKIIIGMFLLLGLLIVLILIPAARLKIKEIALVPTPESYFQPLYQKYQGNFQVSVACDDVESLKDSAVSLESLEDCEFTQVPVIINPVTVCFKQDYCTLTETPSGPVPTFSREGELDENTSGD, from the exons atgttatttgtatttgtgtcttgtttttttttgttttttgtttttttttcagttaaaccaCCAGCCCCCTTTAATCTGACGCTATTGGAAAATGGAACATATAAGTTTTTTTGGAAAAGTGGATATGAAGCTTATCGTTACTGGCGTGTCCTACCCCTCAGATATCAGTTCCTGTACTACAAAGACGGAGAACACCACAAC gtCAGTGCAAAACATCATGTATATAAGGAGGAGATTGAGATCGAAAATAAAAAGCTTGATCCAGGGACTTCATACTCAGCTGTTGTGAGGACTGGGATAGAGACACATCCTAAATACAGTGGAACATGGAGTGACTGGAGCAGCCCAGTGAAATGGAGCACAGCATACAGAG ATGAGCCTCATCAAGTTGGCAAGATAATCATTGGAATGTTTTTATTGCTTGGACTTTTAATTGTGCTTATACTAATTCCTGCTGCAAG ACTTAAGATAAAAGAAATCGCATTGGTGCCAACACCAGAATCCTACTTCCAGCCCCTTTATCAAAAGTACCAAGGCAATTTTCAG GTGAGTGTGGCGTGTGATGATGTGGAGTCTCTGAAGGACTCTGCGGTCAGTCTGGAGAGTCTGGAGGACTGTGAGTTTACCCAAGTACCTGTTATCATTAACCCAGTGACTGTGTGCTTCAAACAAGACTACTGCACCCTCACTGAAACTCCCAGCGGCCCTGTGCCCACATTCAGCAGAGAGGGAGAGCTGGATGAAAATACCTCTGGTGATTAA